One region of Phycicoccus sp. M110.8 genomic DNA includes:
- the dnaE gene encoding DNA polymerase III subunit alpha, with translation MSPQNASSTDSFVHLHVHTEYSMLDGAARIGDLFHRAAEMGMPALATTDHGYVFGAYEFWKKAQGTGVKPIIGVEAYVTPGTHRTDKTRVRWGEEHQAGDDVSGSGAYTHMILLARNNNGLHNLFRMDSMASLDQVYAKWPRVDRELLSQYSGGLIGTTGCPSGEIQTRLRLGQYREALQAASDMRDIFGKEFYFCELMDHGLDIERRVQKDLLRLARELDLPLVATNDLHYTSPEDAKAHSALLCVQSGSTLMDPNRFKFDADDFYLKSPAEMRHTWRELPEACDNTLLIAEMCDISFTEGEGRFMPRFPCPPGENEESWFVKEVESGLRERFPGGVPEYATKQAAFETEVIVSKGYAGYFLVVADFINWAKRNGIRVGPGRGSGAGSMCAYAMRITDLDPIPHGLIFERFLNPERMSMPDFDVDFDERRRGEVIKYVTEKYGAERVAQIVTYGTIKAKQAVKDAARVMGHPFSVGEQLTKAMPPDVMGKGVPLSEIYNKEHKRYGEGVEFRALVDSEPHLQEVVDTAKGLEGLKRQWGVHAAGVIMSSEPLIDVIPIMRRLQDGQVITQFDYPSCESLGLVKMDFLGLRNLTILDDAIENVKANRGEDIDLDALSKDTTDKATYQLLQRGDTLGVFQLDGGGMRTLLKLMQPDNFEDISAALALYRPGPMGVNAHTNFALRKNGKQALTPLDPQLEGKLQQEMIDALGPILGTTYGLVIYQEQVMEIAQKLAGYTLGNADLLRRAMGKKKKEVLDAEYVPFSEGMKAKGFNEASIAALWGVLVPFSDYAFNKAHTAAYGLVSYWTAYLKANYPAEYMAALLTSVGDDKDKSALYLGECRRMGIKVLPPDVNDSVARFAAVGTDIRFGMQAIRNVGHNVVEAIVQAREEKGRFTSFKDFLSKCPAVVCNKRTIESLIKAGAFDGLAETRQGLLRVHEAYVDNFVDIKRQEAIGQDSLFGGFGDDDSGASVDFSVLPPIPGVEWDKKTLLGFEREMLGLYVSDHPLFGIEHVLSSHADTSIASLTGEDGKPEGATVTIAGLITGLSVKRTKKGDLWAIVTVEDLEGAIECLFFPSAYETVRHALVHDAVVVVKGRVNRRDDTPSIYASDLTLPDISEGPRGPVVVTIDTNRATQSKVEELKAVLSSHPGSTEVHVRLSQPGRSVVMRLEDTYRVNATDALFGDLKVILGPRCLAG, from the coding sequence ATGTCCCCGCAGAACGCCTCCAGCACCGACTCGTTCGTCCACCTGCACGTGCACACCGAGTACTCGATGCTCGACGGTGCCGCCCGCATCGGCGACCTGTTCCACCGCGCCGCCGAGATGGGGATGCCGGCGCTGGCGACCACCGACCACGGGTACGTGTTCGGCGCGTACGAGTTCTGGAAGAAGGCCCAGGGGACGGGCGTCAAGCCGATCATCGGCGTCGAGGCGTACGTGACGCCCGGCACGCACCGCACCGACAAGACGCGCGTGCGGTGGGGCGAGGAGCACCAGGCCGGCGACGACGTGTCCGGCTCCGGCGCGTACACCCACATGATCCTGTTGGCGCGCAACAACAACGGGCTGCACAACCTGTTCCGGATGGACTCCATGGCGAGCCTGGACCAGGTCTACGCCAAGTGGCCGCGGGTCGACCGTGAGCTGCTCAGCCAGTACTCCGGCGGCCTCATCGGCACCACCGGCTGCCCCTCGGGCGAGATCCAGACGCGGCTACGGCTCGGGCAGTACCGCGAGGCGCTGCAGGCCGCGAGCGACATGCGCGACATCTTCGGCAAGGAGTTCTACTTCTGCGAGCTCATGGACCACGGGCTCGACATCGAGCGCCGGGTCCAGAAGGACCTGCTGCGCCTGGCCCGTGAGCTCGACCTGCCCCTGGTGGCGACCAACGACCTGCACTACACCAGCCCCGAGGACGCCAAGGCGCACTCGGCCCTGCTGTGCGTGCAGTCCGGCTCGACCCTCATGGACCCGAACCGGTTCAAGTTCGACGCCGACGACTTCTACCTCAAGAGCCCGGCCGAGATGCGCCACACCTGGCGCGAGCTGCCCGAGGCCTGCGACAACACGCTGCTCATCGCCGAGATGTGCGACATCTCGTTCACCGAGGGCGAGGGGCGGTTCATGCCGCGCTTCCCCTGCCCGCCCGGGGAGAACGAGGAGAGCTGGTTCGTCAAGGAGGTCGAGTCCGGCCTGCGCGAGCGGTTCCCCGGCGGCGTCCCCGAGTACGCGACGAAGCAGGCGGCCTTCGAGACCGAAGTCATCGTCTCGAAGGGGTATGCCGGCTACTTCCTCGTCGTCGCCGACTTCATCAACTGGGCCAAGCGCAACGGCATCCGCGTCGGTCCGGGGCGTGGCTCGGGTGCCGGCTCGATGTGCGCGTACGCCATGCGCATCACCGACCTCGACCCGATCCCGCACGGCCTGATCTTCGAGCGGTTCCTCAACCCCGAGCGCATGTCGATGCCCGACTTCGACGTCGACTTCGACGAGCGCCGGCGCGGTGAGGTCATCAAGTACGTCACCGAGAAGTACGGCGCCGAGCGGGTCGCGCAGATCGTCACGTACGGCACCATCAAGGCCAAGCAGGCCGTCAAGGACGCCGCCCGCGTCATGGGGCACCCGTTCTCGGTGGGGGAGCAGCTCACCAAGGCGATGCCGCCGGACGTCATGGGCAAGGGCGTCCCGCTCTCGGAGATCTACAACAAGGAGCACAAGCGCTACGGCGAGGGCGTCGAGTTCCGTGCCCTCGTCGACTCCGAGCCGCACCTGCAGGAGGTCGTCGACACCGCGAAGGGGCTCGAGGGACTGAAGCGGCAGTGGGGAGTCCACGCCGCCGGCGTCATCATGTCCAGCGAGCCGCTGATCGACGTCATCCCGATCATGCGCCGCCTGCAGGACGGGCAGGTCATCACCCAGTTCGACTACCCGAGCTGTGAGTCGCTCGGCCTGGTCAAGATGGACTTCCTCGGACTGCGCAACCTCACGATCCTCGACGACGCCATCGAGAACGTGAAGGCCAACCGCGGTGAGGACATCGACCTCGACGCCCTGTCCAAGGACACGACCGACAAGGCCACCTATCAGCTGCTCCAGCGCGGTGACACCCTCGGTGTCTTCCAGCTCGACGGCGGCGGCATGCGCACGCTGCTCAAGCTGATGCAGCCGGACAACTTCGAGGACATCTCCGCGGCCCTCGCGCTCTACCGGCCCGGGCCCATGGGCGTGAACGCCCACACCAACTTCGCGCTGCGCAAGAACGGCAAGCAGGCGCTCACGCCCCTCGACCCCCAGCTCGAGGGCAAGCTCCAGCAGGAGATGATCGACGCCCTCGGCCCGATCCTCGGCACGACCTACGGCCTGGTCATCTACCAGGAGCAGGTCATGGAGATCGCTCAGAAGCTCGCGGGCTACACCCTCGGCAACGCCGACCTGCTCCGCCGCGCCATGGGCAAGAAGAAGAAGGAGGTGCTCGACGCCGAGTACGTCCCCTTCTCCGAGGGCATGAAGGCCAAGGGGTTCAACGAGGCCTCCATCGCCGCCCTGTGGGGCGTCCTGGTCCCGTTCTCGGACTACGCCTTCAACAAGGCGCACACCGCGGCATACGGGCTGGTGTCGTACTGGACCGCCTACCTCAAGGCGAACTACCCGGCCGAGTACATGGCCGCGCTGCTCACCAGCGTCGGCGACGACAAGGACAAGTCCGCCCTCTACCTCGGCGAGTGCCGGCGCATGGGCATCAAGGTGCTGCCGCCCGACGTCAACGACTCGGTCGCGCGGTTCGCGGCCGTCGGCACCGACATCCGCTTCGGCATGCAGGCCATCCGCAACGTCGGCCACAACGTCGTCGAGGCGATCGTGCAGGCGCGCGAGGAGAAGGGCCGCTTCACCTCGTTCAAGGACTTCCTGTCCAAGTGCCCGGCCGTCGTGTGCAACAAGCGCACCATCGAGTCGCTCATCAAGGCGGGCGCGTTCGACGGGCTCGCCGAGACGCGGCAGGGGCTGCTGCGGGTGCACGAGGCGTACGTCGACAACTTCGTCGACATCAAGCGCCAGGAGGCCATCGGGCAGGACAGCCTGTTCGGCGGCTTCGGCGACGACGACTCGGGTGCCTCGGTCGACTTCTCGGTCCTGCCGCCCATCCCGGGTGTCGAGTGGGACAAGAAGACACTGCTCGGGTTCGAGCGCGAGATGCTCGGCCTCTACGTGTCGGACCACCCGCTGTTCGGCATCGAGCACGTGCTGTCCTCGCACGCCGACACCTCGATCGCCAGCCTGACGGGGGAGGACGGCAAGCCCGAGGGTGCGACCGTCACGATCGCCGGCCTCATCACCGGCCTGTCGGTCAAGCGCACCAAGAAGGGCGACCTCTGGGCGATCGTCACGGTCGAGGACCTCGAGGGCGCGATCGAGTGCCTGTTCTTCCCGTCCGCGTACGAGACGGTGCGGCACGCGCTCGTCCACGACGCCGTCGTGGTCGTCAAGGGCCGGGTCAACCGGCGCGACGACACCCCGTCGATCTACGCCTCCGACCTCACCCTGCCCGACATCTCCGAGGGTCCGCGGGGGCCGGTCGTCGTCACGATCGACACCAACCGGGCCACCCAGTCCAAGGTCGAGGAGCTCAAGGCGGTCCTGTCCTCGCACCCCGGCTCGACCGAGGTGCACGTCCGCCTGAGCCAACCCGGGCGGTCGGTGGTCATGCGGCTCGAGGACACCTACCGGGTCAACGCCACCGACGCGCTCTTCGGCGACCTCAAGGTGATCCTCGGGCCCCGCTGCCTCGCGGGGTGA
- a CDS encoding S9 family peptidase: MSTTTPEAPPAARRESTREHHGDVVVDPYAWLSDKDDAQVRAHLEAENAYAEAMTSSLEPLREAIFEEIRSRTQETDLSVPVASGPWWYYSRSFEGSQYSVECRAPRVEGQPRPSLDAREPVPGEQVLLDGNAEAKGHDFFSLGALTVSPDHRRLAYAVDTEGDERFALRVKDLQTGAVLDDAVSGIGYGVVFSLDGRFVFYLRVDEQWRPHQVWRHEVGTPTAQDVLVLQEDDERFWMGLGSSRDDRWLMIGLGSKTTSEVHLLDAADPLGQFHVVAPRRDGVEYDVEPAADRLLIVHNADSIDSDLAWAPLDATSADQWRPLMRSGEGERFQGVEAFDDVAVLSLRRNGLTALRVLDRDPSSETGFGTWHDIELDEPVHHVWLGDNPQPGTRTLQVGFESLVTPKTVYDYDVRTRELTLLKRQPVLGGYDPSAYEQRREWALAPDGTRVPISVVHRAGAVPDGSHPGLVTAYGSYELSSDPYFSVARLSLLERGFVYAIAHVRGGGEMGRAWYDEGKLGSKKNTFTDFVACAQHLVDTGWVAPDRLVAEGGSAGGLLIGAAVNLAPELFRAVHAAVPFVDALTTILDPSLPLTVVEWEEWGNPLHDPEVYAYMKSYSPYENVRRAAYPAVLATTSLNDTRVYFTEPAKWVARLREETTSDPGERPVLLRTEMSAGHGGKSGRYDSWRQVAWEWAFLADQAGARDRVVDAPAQNRA, translated from the coding sequence GTGAGTACCACCACCCCCGAGGCACCCCCCGCCGCGCGCCGGGAGAGCACCCGCGAGCACCACGGCGACGTCGTCGTCGACCCCTACGCCTGGCTCAGCGACAAGGACGACGCGCAGGTGCGCGCGCACCTCGAGGCCGAGAACGCCTATGCCGAGGCCATGACCTCCTCGCTCGAACCGCTGCGCGAGGCCATCTTCGAGGAGATCCGCTCGCGGACCCAGGAGACCGACCTGTCGGTGCCGGTCGCCAGCGGACCCTGGTGGTACTACTCGCGCAGCTTCGAGGGGTCGCAGTACTCGGTGGAGTGCCGCGCGCCCCGGGTGGAGGGGCAGCCGCGACCCTCGCTGGACGCCCGCGAGCCGGTGCCGGGCGAGCAGGTGCTCCTCGACGGCAACGCCGAGGCGAAGGGACACGACTTCTTCTCGCTGGGCGCGCTCACCGTGAGCCCGGACCACCGGCGACTGGCGTATGCCGTCGACACCGAGGGCGACGAGCGGTTCGCCCTGCGGGTCAAGGACCTGCAGACCGGTGCGGTGCTCGACGACGCCGTGTCGGGCATCGGGTACGGCGTGGTGTTCTCGCTCGACGGGCGGTTCGTCTTCTACCTGCGGGTCGACGAGCAGTGGCGGCCGCACCAGGTCTGGCGCCACGAGGTGGGCACCCCCACCGCCCAGGACGTCCTGGTCCTGCAGGAGGACGACGAGCGGTTCTGGATGGGCCTGGGCTCCTCCCGTGACGACCGCTGGCTGATGATCGGCCTGGGGTCCAAGACGACCTCCGAGGTGCACCTGCTCGACGCGGCGGACCCGCTCGGTCAGTTCCACGTCGTGGCACCGCGCCGGGACGGTGTCGAGTACGACGTGGAGCCCGCTGCCGACCGGCTGCTCATCGTCCACAACGCCGACTCGATCGACTCCGACCTGGCCTGGGCGCCCCTCGACGCGACCTCGGCAGACCAGTGGCGGCCGCTGATGCGCTCCGGCGAGGGCGAGCGCTTCCAGGGCGTGGAGGCGTTCGACGACGTCGCCGTGCTGTCGCTGCGGCGCAACGGGCTGACGGCCCTGCGGGTGCTCGACCGCGACCCGTCCAGCGAGACGGGCTTCGGCACCTGGCACGACATCGAGCTCGACGAGCCCGTGCACCACGTGTGGCTCGGTGACAACCCCCAGCCCGGGACCCGCACGCTGCAGGTGGGCTTCGAGTCGCTCGTGACCCCGAAGACGGTCTACGACTACGACGTCCGCACCCGCGAGCTGACCCTGCTCAAGCGGCAGCCCGTCCTCGGTGGCTACGACCCGTCGGCGTACGAGCAGCGCCGCGAGTGGGCCCTGGCGCCCGACGGCACCCGGGTGCCGATCTCGGTCGTGCACCGAGCCGGGGCGGTCCCGGACGGGTCGCACCCGGGTCTGGTCACGGCATACGGGTCCTATGAGCTGTCCTCGGACCCGTACTTCTCGGTGGCCCGCCTGTCCCTGCTCGAGCGCGGCTTCGTCTACGCCATCGCGCACGTCCGTGGCGGCGGTGAGATGGGTCGTGCCTGGTACGACGAGGGCAAGCTGGGGTCGAAGAAGAACACCTTCACCGACTTCGTGGCGTGTGCGCAGCACCTGGTCGACACCGGCTGGGTCGCGCCGGACCGCCTTGTCGCAGAAGGGGGTTCGGCTGGCGGCCTGCTCATCGGCGCGGCCGTCAACCTCGCGCCCGAGCTCTTCCGGGCGGTGCACGCGGCGGTGCCGTTCGTCGACGCCCTCACTACGATCCTCGACCCGAGCCTGCCGCTCACGGTCGTGGAGTGGGAGGAGTGGGGCAACCCGCTGCACGACCCCGAGGTGTACGCGTACATGAAGTCGTACTCCCCGTACGAGAACGTGCGGCGCGCGGCATACCCCGCGGTGCTCGCGACGACGTCCCTGAACGACACGCGGGTGTACTTCACCGAACCGGCGAAGTGGGTCGCCCGGCTGCGCGAGGAGACGACCAGCGACCCGGGGGAGCGGCCGGTGCTCCTGCGGACCGAGATGTCGGCCGGGCACGGCGGGAAGAGCGGCCGGTACGACAGCTGGCGGCAGGTGGCCTGGGAGTGGGCGTTCCTCGCCGACCAGGCCGGGGCCCGTGACCGCGTCGTGGACGCGCCGGCGCAAAATCGCGCGTAA
- a CDS encoding ATP-binding SpoIIE family protein phosphatase: MSEGSAFAVRSLVTRLDRDQTVLGAREQWPARLSAAWDLVVGCPVPMALLCGPSFSLLYNDAFGELLGDRHPSAFGRAAADVAPEVWGDLLVGPEFEGVLRDGTSFLQEGAQLDLPWRSSEPGTGYFMRAGSPVLDEDGSVLAVLHVAIETTSAIGRARAVARLATSLAVAVTVDDVCKVVLRQSMAAFDALSATVCLPSPGPMGWRMARRHRIENLSPDEERLPLIWSEVGEDVLELVQRTAEEGGTYVSEQGEHVAIALPGGDIEAVLTLSRESSGVPQDVLAVVSPFRELVGEALRRAVVYDMERTTAELLQRTLLPPNLPQPDEVSIAARYEPVSEGTVAGGDFYDSFFLPDGRLALVIGDVAGRGVMAATVMGQVRAAIRGAALTDSRPAAVMQALDRVVTDLNALWPASLPLGSSGARPGLSFGGELFVTMLFGTIDPSTGDLVLASAGHPLPALLSGRLSRADGLPRARLLSMPVGPPLGIEGDRPVHRLRLDVGDILLGFTDGLIERRGEALDAGESRLLTVLGEVPPGSPRSVAQHVIDAMIETSGQEDDCAVLAVGRSPAGHRRASVVVPPLPESVRAARDWARDNLSSWGVSEGDQHTVVTGISELITNSVLHAGTESHLSMDMEPGLLTVTVADSGNRGEPLLTGGDPMAVRGRGLSLVRAISDAFGAHRTSAGTTVWFEVTVEAASMPTTVRLA, encoded by the coding sequence GTGAGTGAGGGATCGGCGTTCGCCGTGCGGAGCCTGGTGACCCGGCTGGACCGGGACCAGACCGTGCTGGGCGCCCGCGAGCAGTGGCCCGCCCGCCTGTCCGCCGCGTGGGACCTCGTCGTCGGCTGCCCGGTGCCGATGGCGCTGCTGTGCGGCCCGTCGTTCTCCCTGCTGTACAACGACGCGTTCGGCGAGCTGCTGGGGGACCGCCACCCGTCGGCCTTCGGGCGGGCGGCGGCCGACGTCGCCCCCGAGGTGTGGGGCGACCTGCTCGTCGGCCCCGAGTTCGAGGGCGTGCTGCGGGACGGGACCTCCTTCCTGCAGGAGGGTGCCCAGCTCGACCTGCCGTGGCGGTCCTCCGAACCGGGCACCGGCTACTTCATGCGCGCCGGCTCGCCCGTGCTCGACGAGGACGGGTCGGTGCTGGCCGTGCTCCACGTCGCGATCGAGACGACGTCGGCCATCGGGCGCGCGCGGGCCGTGGCCCGGCTCGCCACCTCGCTCGCCGTGGCCGTCACGGTCGACGACGTGTGCAAGGTGGTGCTGCGCCAGAGCATGGCCGCGTTCGACGCCCTCTCCGCGACGGTGTGCCTGCCCTCGCCCGGGCCCATGGGTTGGCGGATGGCGCGACGGCACCGCATCGAGAACCTGTCGCCGGACGAGGAGCGGCTCCCGCTCATCTGGTCCGAGGTGGGCGAGGACGTCCTGGAGCTCGTGCAGCGGACCGCCGAGGAGGGGGGCACCTACGTCAGCGAGCAGGGCGAGCACGTCGCGATCGCCCTGCCGGGCGGTGACATCGAGGCCGTGCTCACGTTGAGCCGCGAGTCGTCAGGGGTCCCGCAGGACGTGCTGGCAGTGGTGTCGCCGTTCCGCGAGCTCGTCGGGGAGGCTCTGCGCAGGGCGGTGGTCTACGACATGGAGCGGACGACCGCGGAGCTGCTGCAGCGGACGCTGCTGCCGCCGAACCTGCCCCAGCCGGACGAGGTGAGCATCGCGGCCCGGTACGAGCCCGTGTCCGAGGGCACCGTGGCCGGCGGCGACTTCTACGACTCGTTCTTCCTCCCCGACGGGCGGCTGGCGCTCGTCATCGGCGACGTGGCCGGGCGCGGGGTGATGGCGGCGACCGTCATGGGGCAGGTGCGCGCCGCGATCCGTGGCGCCGCCCTCACCGACTCACGGCCCGCGGCGGTGATGCAGGCACTGGACCGCGTCGTCACGGACCTCAACGCGCTGTGGCCGGCCTCGCTGCCGCTGGGGTCGAGCGGAGCCCGTCCCGGGCTGTCGTTCGGGGGCGAGCTCTTCGTGACGATGCTGTTCGGGACCATCGACCCGTCGACCGGTGACCTGGTGCTCGCGAGTGCGGGGCACCCCCTGCCGGCGCTGCTGTCGGGACGGCTGTCCCGGGCCGACGGACTGCCGCGGGCCCGGCTGCTGTCGATGCCGGTGGGACCGCCGCTGGGGATCGAGGGTGACCGGCCGGTGCACCGGCTGCGGCTCGACGTCGGCGACATCCTCCTGGGCTTCACCGACGGGCTCATCGAGCGCCGCGGGGAGGCGCTCGACGCCGGGGAGAGCAGGCTCCTGACCGTCCTGGGCGAGGTCCCGCCGGGCAGCCCGCGCAGCGTCGCGCAGCACGTCATCGACGCGATGATCGAGACGTCCGGGCAGGAGGACGACTGCGCCGTCCTCGCCGTCGGGCGGTCGCCGGCCGGGCACCGGCGGGCGTCCGTGGTCGTGCCCCCGCTGCCGGAGTCGGTCCGGGCGGCGCGCGACTGGGCGCGGGACAACCTCAGCTCGTGGGGAGTCAGCGAGGGCGACCAGCACACCGTCGTCACGGGGATCTCCGAGCTCATCACCAACTCGGTGCTGCACGCCGGCACCGAGTCGCACCTCAGCATGGACATGGAACCGGGCCTGCTCACGGTCACCGTCGCCGACAGCGGCAACCGCGGTGAGCCGCTCCTCACCGGCGGCGACCCGATGGCCGTGCGGGGCAGGGGGCTGTCGCTGGTGCGCGCGATCAGTGACGCCTTCGGCGCCCACCGCACGTCCGCGGGGACGACCGTGTGGTTCGAGGTGACGGTGGAGGCTGCCAGCATGCCGACGACGGTGCGCCTGGCATGA
- a CDS encoding ATP-binding protein has protein sequence MPPRRPALARGARLSSTGVPRRPASPGNRAPLRGNWLLALLLVLVGVAVLGSVAVRFAPAGSSVAVWWPAAGLTAAFLLATGPDRRRAGLVVLGVLVATALANWYGGRLPVAAACFGVANAAEAAVFWALMAGSGRRPRLAALEDLGRLLLATVAGAVTFGVLAGAAVELTLAGTFLPTAYAVAASHAAAVLVIAPLGVVVRSRRSQPLRTEDALQWVVLLGVTVAIFGTSRAVPLAFLPLPVLVWGATRLHLRTVAAQLLVVSVLVIVLTNRGEGPFATAARQSGYQPETVGALTQAFLVTAAVTTLALAVSTVQRRSAVEALRREAQFASVVIDSVTSSIVVVGPDGRVERVNSMAARYLGRPEGGVVGLPVDEVFPVEARSSSALPGGEAGDAGPREQDWDVEGLGVRRMVWSTGFLTDEAGRRTHEVRTGTDVTEELASRLFLETVLDSAAVTAIIGTDREGVITLFNAGATNLLGRGAEDVVGKLNWVELHDPAEIEEAARQQGVEPGPEVIVHEVLRTGESRNRDWTWVTSDGRRIVVDHTTSRIVDPSGRVTGFLTVAEDVTLRREADLATAQALARERQAVEELTALDRTKTDFLSAVSHELRTPLASVLGYTELLEDDGAGPLSPRQREVVSRIDRNGRRLLALIEDLLVNSRIEAGQLDLARVPCDLAAVVETVWEAAVTQAQHRALDLRLDLPEEPVVVEGDPGGLERVVTNLLSNAVKFTPDGGRVEVTLSTEAQPEAAGSHGGERHSGERHGGEPHGGEPHGGGPHGGDPGRGPGRGPGRDAAVAMARITVRDTGIGIPSTDRGQVFRRFYRSAAATDRAVPGAGLGLSIVKAVVDGLGGTVDVESQEGVGSSFTVRLPLARSTARAAD, from the coding sequence ATGCCACCGAGGCGCCCAGCCCTCGCGCGCGGGGCCCGTCTGTCCTCGACAGGCGTGCCGCGTCGCCCCGCCTCGCCCGGCAACCGTGCTCCCCTGCGAGGGAACTGGCTGCTCGCCCTGCTGCTGGTGCTGGTCGGTGTCGCGGTGCTGGGAAGTGTCGCCGTCCGTTTCGCCCCCGCCGGGTCGTCCGTGGCGGTCTGGTGGCCGGCCGCCGGTCTGACGGCCGCCTTCCTGCTCGCCACGGGGCCTGACCGTCGCCGCGCCGGCCTGGTCGTGCTGGGCGTGCTCGTCGCCACCGCCCTCGCCAACTGGTACGGCGGCCGACTCCCCGTGGCAGCCGCCTGTTTCGGCGTCGCGAACGCGGCCGAGGCCGCAGTCTTCTGGGCGTTGATGGCGGGCAGTGGCCGGCGACCGCGGCTCGCGGCGCTGGAGGACCTCGGCCGCCTGCTGCTCGCGACCGTGGCGGGCGCGGTCACCTTCGGTGTCCTGGCGGGCGCAGCCGTCGAGCTGACGTTGGCAGGGACGTTCCTGCCGACGGCATACGCCGTGGCGGCCTCGCACGCGGCCGCGGTGCTGGTCATCGCGCCGCTCGGGGTGGTCGTGCGCTCGCGACGCAGCCAGCCGCTGCGCACGGAGGACGCGCTGCAGTGGGTGGTCCTGCTCGGCGTCACGGTCGCCATCTTCGGAACGAGTCGCGCGGTGCCGCTGGCGTTCCTCCCGCTCCCCGTGCTGGTGTGGGGCGCCACCCGGCTGCACCTGCGCACCGTGGCCGCCCAGCTGCTCGTCGTGAGCGTGCTCGTCATCGTGCTCACGAACCGCGGGGAGGGGCCGTTCGCGACGGCGGCCCGCCAGAGCGGGTACCAGCCCGAGACGGTCGGTGCCCTCACGCAGGCGTTCCTGGTGACGGCCGCGGTCACGACGCTGGCCCTGGCCGTCTCCACCGTGCAGCGCAGGTCGGCCGTGGAGGCCCTGCGGAGAGAGGCGCAGTTCGCGTCCGTGGTCATCGACAGCGTCACCAGCTCGATCGTGGTGGTGGGGCCGGACGGGCGGGTGGAGCGGGTGAACTCCATGGCCGCGCGGTACCTGGGGCGCCCCGAGGGTGGGGTCGTGGGGCTCCCGGTCGACGAGGTGTTCCCGGTGGAGGCGCGGAGCAGCTCGGCCCTCCCGGGTGGCGAGGCCGGTGACGCGGGCCCCCGCGAACAGGACTGGGACGTCGAGGGCCTCGGGGTGCGCCGGATGGTGTGGTCCACGGGCTTCCTCACCGACGAGGCCGGCAGGCGCACGCACGAGGTGCGCACCGGCACCGACGTCACCGAGGAGCTCGCCTCACGGTTGTTCCTCGAGACCGTGCTCGACTCGGCTGCCGTCACGGCCATCATCGGCACCGACCGGGAGGGCGTGATCACCCTCTTCAACGCCGGGGCGACGAACCTGCTCGGCCGTGGCGCGGAGGACGTGGTCGGGAAGCTCAACTGGGTCGAGCTGCACGACCCGGCGGAGATCGAGGAGGCGGCGCGGCAGCAGGGCGTCGAACCCGGCCCCGAGGTCATCGTGCACGAGGTGCTGCGCACGGGGGAGAGCCGCAACCGCGACTGGACCTGGGTGACCAGCGACGGGCGACGCATCGTCGTGGACCACACCACGAGCCGGATCGTCGACCCCTCAGGCCGGGTCACCGGGTTCCTCACCGTGGCGGAGGACGTCACCCTGCGCCGCGAGGCGGACCTGGCCACCGCACAGGCGCTCGCGCGGGAGCGGCAGGCGGTGGAGGAGCTGACCGCCCTCGACCGCACCAAGACCGACTTCCTCTCCGCGGTCAGCCACGAGCTGCGCACACCGTTGGCGAGCGTGCTCGGCTACACCGAGCTGCTCGAGGACGACGGCGCGGGCCCGCTGTCGCCACGCCAGCGGGAGGTCGTCTCGAGGATCGACCGCAACGGTCGGCGGCTGCTGGCCCTCATCGAGGACCTGCTCGTCAACTCACGCATCGAGGCAGGCCAGCTCGACCTCGCGCGCGTGCCGTGCGACCTCGCGGCCGTGGTGGAGACCGTGTGGGAGGCGGCGGTCACCCAGGCGCAGCACCGCGCCCTCGACCTGCGGCTCGACCTGCCCGAGGAGCCCGTCGTCGTCGAGGGCGACCCTGGAGGGCTCGAGCGGGTGGTCACCAACCTGCTCTCGAACGCCGTCAAGTTCACCCCTGACGGTGGCCGGGTCGAGGTCACCCTGTCGACCGAGGCGCAGCCGGAGGCCGCTGGGTCGCACGGCGGTGAGCGGCACAGCGGTGAGCGGCACGGCGGTGAGCCGCACGGCGGTGAGCCGCACGGAGGTGGCCCGCACGGAGGCGACCCGGGCCGCGGGCCGGGCCGCGGGCCGGGCCGCGACGCCGCCGTCGCGATGGCGCGGATCACCGTGCGGGACACCGGGATCGGCATCCCCTCGACCGACCGTGGGCAGGTGTTCCGCCGGTTCTACCGCTCCGCGGCCGCGACCGACCGGGCGGTCCCCGGAGCCGGCCTGGGCCTGTCCATCGTCAAGGCCGTCGTCGACGGCCTCGGCGGCACCGTCGACGTGGAGTCGCAGGAGGGCGTGGGGTCGTCGTTCACGGTGCGGCTGCCGCTGGCGCGGTCCACAGCCCGAGCCGCGGACTGA